The following coding sequences are from one Streptomyces sp. NBC_01232 window:
- a CDS encoding VOC family protein: MRLDHVSYAVARDSFVSTVQWIGSALGAGFVDGGVHPRFGTRNFILPLSGGTYVEVVTTLDHPAADRAPFGQAVARRAAEGGGWLGWVVSVDDIAPVEARLGRTSAEGHRVRPDGFDLRWKQIGLLELLEEPQLPYFLQWLVPDAERPSADPRTPTTIHGVSIAGDAASIAEFLGEPADHPLDQIDVTWVEDEEPGLVSVEFATANGPVTI, from the coding sequence GTGCGACTAGATCACGTGTCCTATGCGGTGGCCCGCGACAGCTTCGTCTCGACCGTTCAGTGGATCGGATCGGCCCTCGGTGCCGGGTTCGTCGACGGAGGCGTGCACCCACGATTCGGCACCCGCAATTTCATCCTCCCGCTGAGCGGCGGCACCTACGTCGAGGTCGTCACCACACTCGACCACCCCGCCGCCGACCGCGCACCCTTCGGCCAGGCGGTCGCGCGCCGCGCCGCCGAGGGCGGCGGCTGGCTCGGATGGGTGGTCTCCGTCGACGACATCGCCCCGGTCGAGGCCCGCCTCGGCCGCACCTCGGCCGAGGGCCACCGTGTCCGCCCGGACGGGTTCGACCTGAGGTGGAAGCAGATCGGCCTGCTGGAACTGCTGGAGGAACCGCAACTTCCCTACTTCCTCCAGTGGCTGGTCCCCGACGCGGAGCGCCCGAGCGCCGACCCGCGCACCCCCACCACCATCCACGGGGTCTCCATCGCCGGCGACGCCGCGTCCATCGCCGAATTCCTCGGCGAACCGGCCGACCACCCCCTCGACCAGATCGACGTCACCTGGGTCGAGGATGAGGAACCGGGCCTGGTCTCGGTCGAGTTCGCCACCGCCAACGGCCCGGTCACGATCTGA
- a CDS encoding GNAT family N-acetyltransferase produces MDVASLLPLTTARLSLRLFTPGDADDLHAYQSLPSVARYLYRPAHTRERSEQAAAERAAQTAWRTDGDKLSLAVCRRDEPGVLGEVSLALADARAAQAEIGWTLGPGHQGHGYATEAAAALAGFAFDTLGVHRLYARLDVENTGSVRVCERLGMRREAHLVENDLDGDRWGSEYIYAALSADLGSRSGD; encoded by the coding sequence ATGGATGTCGCTTCGCTGCTGCCGTTGACCACGGCCCGGTTGTCGCTGCGTCTGTTCACGCCCGGCGACGCCGACGACCTTCACGCCTACCAGAGCCTGCCGAGCGTGGCGCGCTACTTGTACCGGCCGGCGCACACGCGTGAGCGCAGCGAGCAGGCTGCCGCCGAGCGCGCGGCGCAGACGGCCTGGCGTACCGACGGGGACAAGCTGTCGCTCGCCGTCTGCCGACGAGATGAGCCCGGCGTCCTTGGCGAGGTGAGCCTCGCCCTGGCCGATGCCCGCGCCGCCCAGGCCGAGATCGGCTGGACTCTCGGCCCGGGTCACCAGGGGCACGGCTACGCGACCGAGGCGGCCGCGGCGCTGGCCGGGTTCGCCTTCGACACGCTGGGCGTGCACCGGCTCTACGCGCGGCTGGATGTGGAGAACACCGGGTCCGTGCGGGTCTGTGAGCGACTCGGGATGCGCCGGGAGGCGCACCTGGTCGAGAACGACCTCGACGGGGACCGCTGGGGCAGCGAGTACATCTACGCGGCGCTGTCTGCGGATCTCGGCAGTCGATCGGGCGATTGA
- a CDS encoding NADPH-dependent 2,4-dienoyl-CoA reductase — translation MSSQSRYPHLLSPLDLGFTTLPNRVIMGSMHTGLEEHQGGFERLAAFYAERARGGAGLIVTGGISPNDAGRPFEGGSRLTTEDEAAEHRVITEAVHAEGGKIAMQILHFGRYAYHKDLVAPSAIQAPISPFVPNELSDTEVERTVEDFVRAARLAKLAGYDGVEIMGSEGYLVNEFIAAATNKRTDRWGGAYENRVRFPLEIVRRTRAAVGEDFIIVYRLSMLDLIPGGSTLDEVVHLAKEIEAAGATIINTGIGWHEARIPTIATSVPRGAYTWVTKRLMGAVSVPLVTSNRINTPEIAEELLADGRADLVSLARPFLADADFVAKAAAGRPETINTCIGCNQACLDHTFSGKITSCLVNPRACHETELVLSPTRTKKRVAVVGAGPAGLACSVSAAGRGHAVTLFEASGHIGGQLDVARRIPGKEEFEETIRYFGTQLVESGVEVRLNTLADVETLRGYDEVVVATGVTPRTPDIEGVDHANVVNYLDVLRDGAPVGERVAVVGAGGIGFDVAEFLTDSGEGASQDPDVYFRHWGVDTGYAGPGGLTAPERPAPPRRVHLLQRKTTKVGKDLGTTTGWIHRAELKHRGVVSVAGATYDRIDDKGLHITVGGEQHLVPADTVVLCTGQEPRRDLYEALRAAGVAAHLIGGADVAAELDAKRAIKQGTELAAGL, via the coding sequence ATGAGTTCCCAGAGCCGGTACCCGCACCTGCTGAGCCCCCTGGACCTCGGCTTCACCACCCTGCCGAACCGCGTGATCATGGGCTCGATGCACACCGGCCTCGAAGAGCACCAGGGCGGCTTCGAGCGCCTCGCCGCCTTCTACGCCGAACGCGCCCGCGGCGGCGCCGGCCTGATCGTCACCGGCGGCATCTCCCCGAACGACGCCGGCCGCCCCTTCGAGGGAGGCTCCCGCCTCACCACCGAGGACGAGGCCGCCGAGCACCGGGTGATCACCGAGGCCGTGCACGCCGAGGGCGGGAAGATCGCGATGCAGATCCTCCACTTCGGCCGCTACGCCTACCACAAGGACCTGGTCGCGCCCAGCGCCATCCAGGCCCCCATCAGCCCCTTCGTCCCCAACGAGCTCAGCGACACCGAGGTCGAGCGCACCGTCGAGGACTTCGTCCGCGCCGCCCGCCTCGCCAAGCTCGCCGGCTACGACGGCGTCGAGATCATGGGCTCCGAGGGCTACCTGGTCAACGAGTTCATAGCCGCCGCGACGAACAAGCGCACCGACCGCTGGGGCGGCGCGTACGAGAACCGCGTCCGCTTCCCGCTGGAGATCGTCCGGCGCACCCGCGCGGCCGTCGGCGAGGACTTCATCATCGTCTACCGCCTCTCCATGCTCGACCTGATCCCCGGCGGCTCCACCCTCGACGAGGTCGTCCACCTCGCCAAGGAGATCGAGGCGGCCGGCGCCACCATCATCAACACCGGCATCGGCTGGCACGAGGCCCGCATCCCCACCATCGCCACCTCCGTCCCGCGCGGCGCGTACACCTGGGTCACGAAGCGGCTGATGGGCGCGGTGAGCGTCCCCCTCGTCACCAGCAACCGCATCAACACGCCCGAGATCGCCGAGGAACTGCTCGCCGACGGCCGCGCCGACCTCGTCTCCCTGGCCCGCCCCTTCCTGGCCGACGCCGACTTCGTGGCCAAGGCCGCGGCCGGCCGCCCGGAGACCATCAACACCTGCATCGGCTGCAACCAGGCCTGCCTGGACCACACCTTCAGCGGCAAGATCACCAGCTGCCTGGTCAACCCGCGCGCCTGCCACGAGACCGAGCTCGTCCTGTCCCCGACGCGGACGAAGAAGCGCGTCGCCGTCGTCGGCGCCGGCCCGGCCGGTCTCGCCTGCTCCGTCTCGGCCGCCGGACGCGGCCACGCCGTCACCCTCTTCGAGGCCTCCGGCCACATCGGCGGCCAGCTCGACGTCGCCCGCCGCATCCCCGGCAAGGAGGAGTTCGAGGAGACCATCCGGTACTTCGGCACCCAGCTCGTGGAGTCCGGCGTCGAGGTCCGCCTCAACACCCTCGCCGACGTGGAGACCCTCCGGGGCTACGACGAGGTCGTCGTCGCCACCGGCGTCACCCCCCGCACCCCCGACATCGAGGGCGTGGACCACGCCAACGTCGTCAACTACCTCGACGTGCTGCGTGACGGCGCCCCCGTCGGCGAGCGCGTCGCCGTCGTCGGCGCCGGCGGCATCGGCTTCGACGTCGCCGAGTTCCTCACGGACAGCGGCGAGGGCGCCTCCCAGGACCCCGACGTCTACTTCCGCCACTGGGGCGTGGACACCGGCTACGCCGGGCCCGGCGGACTCACCGCCCCCGAGCGCCCCGCCCCGCCGCGCCGGGTGCACCTCCTCCAGCGCAAGACCACCAAGGTCGGCAAGGACCTCGGAACCACCACCGGCTGGATCCACCGCGCGGAACTCAAGCACCGCGGTGTCGTCTCCGTCGCGGGAGCCACGTACGACCGCATCGACGACAAGGGCCTGCACATCACGGTCGGCGGCGAGCAGCACCTCGTGCCCGCCGACACCGTGGTCCTGTGCACGGGCCAGGAGCCGCGCCGCGACCTCTACGAGGCCCTGCGCGCGGCGGGCGTCGCGGCCCACCTGATCGGCGGCGCCGACGTGGCGGCCGAGCTCGACGCCAAGCGGGCCATCAAGCAGGGCACGGAACTCGCCGCCGGCCTGTGA
- a CDS encoding PaaI family thioesterase, which produces MTISPADADKILVQNFAPWVLALGLTVQETGERHAVLRLPWSEELARDGGGLSGQAMMAAADTATVIAISAARGGYGPMTTVQQSTSFQRPVVGADVLIHVRVTKLGKRMAFADITLTPEGAEDPAATASTVYALLG; this is translated from the coding sequence GTGACGATCTCACCCGCAGACGCAGACAAGATCCTTGTCCAGAACTTCGCCCCCTGGGTGCTCGCCCTCGGACTGACCGTCCAGGAGACCGGGGAGCGGCACGCCGTACTGCGGCTGCCCTGGTCCGAGGAGCTGGCCCGTGACGGAGGCGGCCTCTCGGGCCAGGCCATGATGGCGGCCGCGGACACGGCCACCGTCATCGCGATCTCCGCCGCGCGCGGCGGCTACGGGCCGATGACCACCGTCCAGCAGTCCACGAGCTTCCAGCGGCCGGTGGTCGGAGCCGATGTACTGATCCATGTCCGGGTGACCAAGCTCGGCAAGCGGATGGCCTTCGCCGACATCACCCTGACCCCCGAGGGCGCCGAGGACCCGGCGGCCACGGCCTCCACGGTCTACGCCCTGCTCGGCTGA
- a CDS encoding DUF4839 domain-containing protein yields the protein MADEITYEYKTVQTVRGTNGRVISRMQGDGWELVGQTQGMLRSTLDFRRPKKPVPRLVIGAAAGLLVLLAGGIAVGVALEDGGGKKDGADKPAAATASGKPSAPSAPTAAASAAAEVITSQNNPEFAALLQTPDSCDDVNRDFAAKYRGRTVAFDGSVVHVAPHRADATRYDMLLGPGDEGPRTVIGPAFKYEDVTTADLKPAGRDAPATVRAGDRFRFVAEVGEFNVKQCLFFLEPVSAETR from the coding sequence ATGGCCGACGAGATCACCTACGAGTACAAGACCGTGCAAACCGTTCGCGGCACCAACGGTCGGGTGATCTCGAGGATGCAGGGGGACGGCTGGGAGCTCGTCGGACAGACCCAGGGCATGCTGCGCTCCACGCTCGACTTCCGGCGGCCGAAGAAGCCGGTGCCGCGGCTCGTGATCGGAGCCGCGGCCGGCCTCCTCGTGCTCCTTGCCGGCGGCATCGCCGTGGGCGTGGCGCTCGAAGACGGAGGCGGGAAGAAGGACGGGGCCGACAAGCCGGCGGCGGCCACCGCGAGCGGAAAGCCGTCCGCGCCGTCGGCTCCCACCGCGGCCGCGTCGGCGGCCGCCGAGGTGATCACGTCCCAGAACAACCCGGAATTCGCGGCGCTGCTGCAGACGCCGGACTCGTGCGACGACGTGAACCGGGACTTCGCGGCCAAGTACAGGGGCAGGACGGTCGCCTTCGACGGCTCGGTCGTGCACGTGGCACCCCACCGTGCCGACGCCACCCGCTACGACATGCTCCTGGGCCCCGGCGACGAGGGTCCGAGGACGGTGATCGGACCGGCCTTCAAGTACGAGGACGTCACCACCGCGGACCTGAAGCCGGCGGGCCGGGACGCCCCCGCCACCGTCCGCGCGGGCGACAGGTTCCGCTTCGTCGCCGAGGTGGGCGAATTCAACGTGAAACAGTGCCTCTTCTTCCTCGAACCCGTCTCGGCGGAGACCCGGTAG
- a CDS encoding MFS transporter, translating to MGGRRARGSGTISAESTACDPLPPLRRNKDFNVFWLGQALSVLGGSVSLLALPLLVLDATGSIVQMGLVTVVSGATAIGTGVFAGYVVDRVDRRRLMIVCDLARAVLLGSVPLVWWAAGPQIWLLYVLTALAAVLKTLFDVSYVTAIPNLVRTQDLTAANGRLMGTFALGTLLGPVVAGFLTAGVGADWALALDGATFLVSAASLGWVRFTARPAGEAADKAGSKAGNESGAGVLREMFVVGFRFLWGHPLLRPLTVQLTLLTFVTMGATDLLIYRVQHDLGRDAATLGYVIAVSGAGSVAAALSAGRLRRVLGFGTCWLASIAMIAVGVTVTGVSRSVPVIAALAAVFMFGITLGGICTMTLRQEVTPDHLLGRVTSAFWTVHNASGPVGAAVLTLLAARHGVPAVSLAGGALCLLILGGGLLTPLRGNRHGAGADTATGAEQEPAAGPSARA from the coding sequence GTGGGCGGCCGACGGGCACGGGGGAGCGGGACCATCTCGGCGGAATCCACAGCTTGTGATCCACTGCCGCCGCTGCGGCGGAACAAGGACTTCAACGTCTTCTGGCTCGGCCAGGCGCTGTCCGTCCTCGGCGGGTCCGTGTCGTTGCTCGCGCTTCCGCTGCTCGTCCTCGACGCCACCGGGTCCATCGTCCAGATGGGCCTGGTCACGGTCGTGTCCGGTGCCACCGCCATCGGCACGGGGGTGTTCGCCGGGTACGTGGTCGACCGGGTGGACCGCCGCAGGCTCATGATCGTCTGCGATCTGGCGCGGGCCGTGCTCCTCGGCTCGGTCCCGCTCGTCTGGTGGGCCGCGGGGCCACAGATCTGGCTCCTGTACGTGCTGACCGCGCTGGCCGCCGTACTGAAGACGCTGTTCGACGTCTCGTACGTGACGGCCATCCCCAACCTGGTGCGTACGCAGGACCTCACGGCCGCCAACGGACGGCTGATGGGCACCTTCGCCCTCGGGACCCTGCTCGGGCCGGTGGTGGCCGGCTTCCTCACGGCGGGCGTGGGCGCGGACTGGGCGCTGGCCCTGGACGGGGCGACCTTCCTGGTCTCCGCCGCCAGCCTGGGATGGGTGAGATTCACCGCCCGCCCCGCCGGGGAGGCGGCGGACAAGGCCGGGAGCAAGGCCGGGAACGAGTCCGGGGCCGGGGTGCTCCGGGAGATGTTCGTGGTCGGCTTCCGCTTCCTGTGGGGCCACCCCCTGCTGCGCCCGCTGACCGTCCAGCTCACCCTGCTGACCTTCGTCACCATGGGCGCCACCGACCTGCTGATCTACCGCGTCCAGCACGACCTCGGCCGGGACGCGGCCACCCTCGGCTACGTGATCGCCGTCAGCGGGGCCGGGTCCGTCGCCGCCGCCCTGAGCGCGGGCCGGCTGCGCCGGGTCCTCGGCTTCGGCACGTGCTGGCTCGCCTCGATCGCGATGATCGCCGTCGGGGTGACGGTGACGGGCGTCAGCCGCAGCGTGCCGGTGATCGCCGCACTGGCCGCCGTCTTCATGTTCGGGATCACCCTGGGCGGGATCTGCACCATGACCCTGCGTCAGGAGGTGACCCCGGACCATCTGCTCGGCCGGGTCACGTCCGCGTTCTGGACCGTGCACAACGCCTCGGGCCCGGTGGGCGCGGCGGTGCTCACCCTGCTGGCCGCCCGCCACGGGGTTCCGGCGGTCAGCCTGGCGGGCGGGGCGCTGTGCCTGCTGATCCTCGGCGGCGGGCTGCTGACCCCGCTGCGCGGCAACCGCCACGGCGCCGGTGCCGACACGGCCACCGGCGCGGAGCAGGAACCGGCCGCCGGGCCGTCGGCGCGCGCCTAG
- a CDS encoding SRPBCC family protein: protein MSGQFEASVEIDRPVEAVFAYLADGRHDPEFSPRVQEITKSPDGPTALGTVFRSTVKDAGMKTGREFRIVGYDPPHLIRWTEQTRNLVTAEGGYDLEGLPGGRTRVRIHNTLTGHGIGKLLVGLALGAARKDAPDFGRRIKAAAEASLPG, encoded by the coding sequence ATGTCCGGACAGTTCGAGGCGAGTGTGGAGATCGACAGGCCCGTGGAGGCGGTCTTCGCCTATCTCGCCGACGGGCGGCACGACCCCGAGTTCAGTCCGCGCGTACAGGAGATCACCAAGAGCCCGGACGGCCCCACGGCCCTCGGCACGGTCTTCCGCAGCACGGTCAAGGACGCCGGCATGAAGACCGGCCGTGAGTTCCGCATCGTCGGCTACGACCCGCCGCACCTGATCCGCTGGACGGAGCAGACCCGCAACCTCGTCACGGCGGAGGGCGGCTACGACCTCGAGGGCCTGCCCGGTGGCCGCACGCGCGTCCGGATCCACAACACCCTCACCGGCCACGGCATCGGCAAGCTGCTCGTCGGCCTCGCGCTCGGTGCGGCCCGCAAGGACGCCCCCGACTTCGGCCGCCGCATCAAGGCGGCCGCGGAGGCGTCCCTCCCGGGCTAG
- a CDS encoding alpha/beta hydrolase, which produces MRLKRFAPLLAAAGLIATTVPLLSATQASAAPAADHLRQKPAWHRCSPEQPASYECATLKVPLDYRRPDGRTIDLAISRIKSENPGKRHGAMLLNPGGPGGSGLDLPLLMNDAMPKDVREKYDLIGFDPRGVGASSPISCGLSDTEQNFDRAYRPETFGSDVTWARTVADKCREKAGSVLPHITTRNTARDMDTIRAVLGERKLSYIGYSYGTYLGAVYSQMFPDRTDRFVLDSGVDPQRIWRGMIQVWATEAEPAFARWTQWAAERSAEYGLGDSPKAVSETFWGLVARADKEPIELDGMKVDGDMIRSARGAFFYPTQATPMVVALKAAAEGKPLPAGADLPELKRLLTGSAAAEPASDNGTAVFWAVVCGDTGSWPRYSEQYERDAVKDKAKYPLYGDFASNIKPCAFWDRPVEAATPMHKKADVLTVQNEWDSQTPLVSGQGLHRALKGSRMVLAAGGEGHGVYLVDPTSCANAPVNAYLSTGRLPAQDVTCQNPPAAAERRGSTAPSKPLPFPSVPGRF; this is translated from the coding sequence GTGCGCCTGAAACGCTTCGCACCGCTGCTCGCCGCCGCCGGACTCATCGCGACCACCGTGCCCCTGCTCTCCGCGACGCAGGCCTCCGCCGCCCCGGCCGCGGACCACCTGCGGCAGAAACCCGCCTGGCACCGCTGCAGCCCCGAGCAGCCGGCCTCGTACGAGTGCGCGACGCTCAAGGTCCCGCTCGACTACCGGCGTCCCGACGGGCGCACCATCGACCTCGCCATATCCCGGATCAAGAGCGAGAACCCGGGCAAGCGGCACGGCGCGATGCTGCTCAACCCCGGCGGCCCGGGCGGTTCCGGTCTCGACCTGCCGCTGCTCATGAACGATGCGATGCCCAAGGACGTACGGGAGAAGTACGACCTCATCGGCTTCGACCCGCGCGGGGTGGGCGCCAGCAGCCCGATCAGCTGCGGACTGAGCGACACCGAGCAGAACTTCGACCGCGCCTACCGTCCGGAGACCTTCGGTTCCGACGTGACGTGGGCGCGCACCGTCGCCGACAAGTGCCGTGAGAAGGCCGGTTCGGTTCTGCCGCACATCACCACGCGCAACACGGCCCGGGACATGGACACGATCCGTGCGGTCCTGGGCGAGCGCAAGCTCTCGTACATCGGCTACTCGTACGGGACCTACCTCGGCGCGGTGTACTCGCAGATGTTCCCGGACCGCACGGACCGCTTCGTGCTCGACAGCGGTGTGGACCCGCAGCGAATCTGGCGCGGCATGATCCAGGTCTGGGCCACCGAGGCCGAGCCGGCCTTCGCGCGGTGGACGCAGTGGGCGGCGGAGCGCTCGGCGGAGTACGGGCTGGGCGACAGCCCGAAGGCCGTGTCGGAAACGTTCTGGGGTCTGGTGGCACGCGCCGACAAGGAGCCCATCGAGCTCGACGGCATGAAGGTCGACGGGGACATGATCCGCTCCGCGCGCGGAGCGTTCTTCTACCCGACGCAGGCCACCCCCATGGTCGTGGCCCTCAAGGCGGCGGCCGAGGGCAAGCCGTTGCCCGCGGGCGCGGACCTGCCGGAGCTCAAGCGGCTGCTGACCGGCAGTGCGGCGGCCGAGCCCGCCTCGGACAACGGCACCGCCGTGTTCTGGGCGGTGGTCTGCGGGGACACCGGCAGCTGGCCGCGGTACTCCGAGCAGTACGAGCGGGACGCGGTGAAGGACAAGGCCAAGTACCCGCTGTACGGGGACTTCGCGTCCAACATCAAGCCGTGCGCCTTCTGGGACCGGCCGGTCGAGGCGGCCACGCCGATGCACAAGAAGGCCGATGTGCTGACGGTGCAGAACGAGTGGGACTCCCAGACCCCGCTCGTCAGCGGCCAGGGCCTGCACCGCGCCCTCAAGGGTTCGCGGATGGTGCTGGCGGCGGGCGGTGAGGGCCACGGCGTGTACCTCGTCGACCCCACCTCCTGCGCCAACGCTCCGGTCAACGCGTATCTGTCCACGGGCCGTCTGCCCGCCCAGGACGTGACCTGCCAGAACCCGCCGGCCGCCGCCGAGCGGCGCGGATCGACGGCGCCGTCGAAGCCGCTGCCGTTCCCGTCCGTCCCCGGCAGGTTCTGA
- a CDS encoding SCO0930 family lipoprotein — protein MRREIFAGSAVAVLMMTAACGSSDNYGGKGNTVQPVGDSKQVGSPYGDVYGGGAGSGSGAVPVGQAGKTGPAGQLKVSEVQGLGAGVTDSEGFTLYRFDKDTPKPPKSNCEGDCAAAWPAVAAEGASVSAGIDEALLGSVDRADGTKQLTIAGWPVYRYAKDAKAGDALGEGVGGTWHVLGPGGKPAGAAKGADAGAEKEEKEEEQTDAAAKGGELNAVQNAELGTLVEDADGKTLYRFDKDSAWPMKIGCVDACTDTWKPAKPVDKDKVNGIAPELIGKVKRPDGTEQLTIDCWPVYSFTGDKEPGDTTGHNNKGLWFAITDKGKKAKVVG, from the coding sequence ATGCGTCGTGAGATATTCGCCGGGTCGGCGGTCGCGGTACTGATGATGACGGCCGCATGCGGAAGCTCGGACAATTACGGGGGAAAGGGAAACACGGTCCAGCCGGTGGGGGACAGCAAACAGGTCGGATCCCCCTACGGCGACGTATACGGCGGCGGCGCCGGAAGCGGTTCGGGCGCGGTCCCCGTGGGCCAGGCCGGCAAGACCGGCCCGGCCGGACAGCTGAAGGTGAGCGAGGTCCAGGGCCTGGGCGCCGGAGTCACCGACAGCGAGGGCTTCACGCTCTACCGCTTCGACAAGGACACCCCCAAGCCCCCCAAGTCCAACTGCGAGGGGGACTGCGCCGCGGCGTGGCCCGCGGTCGCCGCGGAGGGCGCCTCGGTCAGCGCGGGGATCGACGAGGCACTCCTCGGCTCCGTCGACCGGGCGGACGGCACCAAGCAGCTCACCATCGCGGGGTGGCCCGTTTACCGCTACGCCAAGGACGCCAAGGCGGGCGACGCGCTCGGCGAGGGCGTCGGCGGAACCTGGCACGTGCTGGGGCCCGGCGGCAAGCCGGCCGGTGCGGCCAAGGGCGCGGACGCCGGGGCGGAGAAGGAGGAGAAGGAGGAGGAGCAGACGGACGCCGCGGCGAAGGGCGGCGAACTGAACGCCGTACAGAACGCGGAACTCGGAACCCTCGTCGAGGACGCGGACGGCAAGACGCTCTACCGGTTCGACAAGGACAGCGCCTGGCCGATGAAGATCGGCTGTGTGGACGCCTGCACCGACACCTGGAAGCCCGCCAAGCCGGTCGACAAGGACAAGGTAAACGGAATCGCCCCCGAATTGATCGGAAAGGTCAAGCGGCCCGACGGTACCGAGCAATTGACCATCGACTGCTGGCCGGTTTATTCGTTCACCGGGGACAAGGAACCCGGTGACACCACCGGACACAACAACAAGGGCCTCTGGTTCGCCATCACCGACAAGGGAAAGAAGGCGAAGGTCGTCGGCTAG
- a CDS encoding NADH-ubiquinone oxidoreductase-F iron-sulfur binding region domain-containing protein: MSNDTRPSLGCVGAPRLLAGLDQAARLDRVAHLTTHGSLPRYRPDELVDLADNIDLRGRGGAGFPFAKKVRAVMRSARAGTGQTAVVVNGSEGEPSCLKDTALLLHAPHLVLDGALLAAAALNSEDVVVGVTRGDVEQSLREAVAERGPAGRRVQITRLPERFVTGEGTAHVNGLNGGPTLPSGQKVRTSDRGLNGLPTLFSNTETFAQLAVAARLGALDYRTTGLPSEPGTVLLTVAGSTVVETPSGAALSYILELCGTDPGQGVLVGGYHGKWLDPASARAAEVSRESLDRLGARLGAGAVLPLPMDTCPAGEVARVTRWMAKESAGQCGPCVRGLPAIADVLDDAIRGGGRPALEMLELRMKAVLKRGACSHPDGTSAFVASALRTFPDEFRDHALGSGCGRRVLGALPLPEDEVSPERLVVDWTLCKGHGLCVDVLPDVVRLDLDGFPAQASMPVPAQLRQKAQRAVRRCPALALRIQD; this comes from the coding sequence GTGAGCAACGACACGCGCCCCAGCCTCGGCTGCGTGGGCGCCCCCCGGCTCCTCGCCGGACTCGACCAGGCCGCGCGGCTCGACCGCGTGGCCCATCTGACGACACACGGCTCGCTGCCGCGCTACCGGCCGGACGAACTCGTCGACCTCGCGGACAACATCGACTTGCGCGGCCGCGGCGGAGCCGGCTTCCCCTTCGCGAAGAAGGTGCGTGCCGTCATGCGATCGGCACGCGCCGGGACCGGGCAGACCGCGGTCGTCGTCAACGGCAGTGAGGGCGAGCCCAGCTGCCTCAAGGACACGGCGCTGCTCCTGCACGCTCCCCACCTGGTCCTCGACGGGGCCCTGTTGGCCGCCGCCGCGCTGAACTCCGAGGACGTCGTGGTGGGCGTCACCCGGGGGGACGTGGAGCAGTCGCTGCGGGAGGCCGTGGCGGAACGCGGCCCGGCCGGGCGTCGGGTGCAGATCACGCGGCTGCCCGAGCGCTTCGTCACCGGAGAGGGAACGGCGCACGTGAACGGCCTGAACGGCGGCCCGACGCTGCCTTCGGGACAGAAGGTGCGCACCAGTGACCGGGGTCTGAACGGCCTTCCCACCCTGTTCTCCAACACCGAGACCTTTGCCCAGCTCGCCGTCGCCGCCCGGCTCGGCGCGCTGGACTACCGTACGACCGGCCTGCCCAGCGAGCCGGGCACCGTGCTGCTCACCGTCGCCGGCTCCACGGTCGTCGAGACGCCGAGCGGGGCCGCGCTCTCCTACATCCTGGAACTGTGCGGCACCGATCCGGGCCAGGGCGTCCTGGTCGGCGGCTATCACGGCAAGTGGCTCGACCCCGCGTCCGCGCGCGCCGCCGAGGTGTCACGCGAGTCGCTCGACCGGCTCGGCGCGCGGCTTGGGGCGGGGGCGGTGCTGCCCCTGCCGATGGACACCTGCCCGGCCGGCGAAGTGGCACGGGTGACCCGCTGGATGGCGAAGGAGTCGGCCGGCCAGTGCGGCCCCTGCGTACGGGGGCTGCCCGCCATAGCCGACGTACTGGACGACGCCATCCGGGGCGGGGGCAGACCCGCCCTCGAAATGCTGGAGCTGCGGATGAAGGCGGTGCTGAAGCGCGGCGCGTGCAGCCATCCCGACGGCACCTCGGCCTTCGTCGCCTCGGCACTCAGGACCTTCCCGGACGAGTTCCGGGACCACGCGCTCGGCAGCGGCTGCGGCAGGCGGGTGCTGGGCGCCCTTCCGCTGCCCGAGGACGAGGTGAGTCCGGAACGGCTGGTGGTCGACTGGACGCTCTGCAAGGGGCACGGGCTGTGCGTGGACGTCCTGCCCGACGTGGTGCGGCTCGACCTGGACGGCTTCCCCGCCCAGGCGTCCATGCCCGTACCGGCGCAGCTGCGGCAGAAGGCGCAGCGCGCCGTGCGGCGCTGCCCGGCCCTCGCACTGCGCATCCAGGACTGA